The proteins below come from a single Necator americanus strain Aroian chromosome V, whole genome shotgun sequence genomic window:
- a CDS encoding hypothetical protein (NECATOR_CHRV.G19894.T2), with protein sequence MYIIFVFVLSISVLGLFGNAMVFWAVKKHRDLRTKHGVLLSFLCLYQSLVLLLELFSSSRNLIGKITHRSACFYSLLPLSIAANIQLTLIFVISLDIIFLVVRPTKYNIIQVFPYVYLVQAPCIVSAAVFLIMGVISVDNERIEVDFAMKSGQQFGVLRLYQNVTP encoded by the exons atgtacataatcTTCGTTTTTGTGCTTTCGATATCCGTGTTGGGGTTATTCGGTAACGCAATGGTTTTTTGGGCAGTGAAGAAACACAGGGACCTTCGAACGAAACATG GTGTATTACTATCGTTTCTGTGCTTGTACCAGTCCCTGGTTCTACTGCTGGAACTATTTTCGAGTAGCCGAAACCTTATTGGAAAAATAACCCATCGCTCGGCATGTTTTTACTCTCTTCTACCTCTGAGTATTGCAGCCAATATCCAACTTACCCTAATATTCGTTATATCACTCGATATCATATTTTTAGTGGTCAGGCCAACAAA ATACAATATTATTCAAGTCTTCCCTTATGTATATTTGGTACAAGCTCCATGTATCGTATCTGCTGCAGTTTTTCTGATCATGGGTGTTATATCTGTAGACAATGAACGAATTGAAG tggACTTCGCAATGAAATCTGGCCAACAGTTTGGCGTACTGCGTCTATATCAGAACGTGACTCCTTGA
- a CDS encoding hypothetical protein (NECATOR_CHRV.G19894.T3), producing the protein MAVYTVTALIMWFRDWQNVSKLEGSCVLDPSLRYQRKMIRTLSVFISVFFCSGFASAIMILSSKLMLHSDSEAVVESYATIPAVISCSQNFYVYNVTSKDFRKAFKKNFNTLWKWKNTKFSRTNPLFQITMSGRKSAVNVITMNTNS; encoded by the exons ATGGCTGTTTATACCGTCACCGCTTTAATAATGTGGTTTAGAG ATTGGCAGAATGTTAGCAAATTGGAGGGGTCCTGCGTCCTAGATCCATCTTTGCGTtaccaaagaaaaatgatcaGAACACTTTCGGTGTTCATTTCAGTGTTCTTCTGTTCGGG ATTTGCTAGCGCGATTATGATTCTGTCATCTAAACTCATGTTGCATAGTGATTCAGAGGCTGTTGTGGAATCTTACGCT ACAATTCCAGCAGTCATCTCATGTTCTCAAAACTTTTACGTGTACAATGTAACCAGCAAAGACTTCCGAAAGGCATTCAAGAAGAATTTCAATACGTTGTGGAAGTGGAAGAATACCAAGTTCAGCCGTACAAATCCTTTGTTTCAGATCACAATGTCTGGCCGAAAATCCGCTGTAAATGTGATCACAATGAATACAAATAGCTGA
- a CDS encoding hypothetical protein (NECATOR_CHRV.G19896.T1), with amino-acid sequence MKKAVLNNMFRTARTVCCEKPEKRKESLTLAHEIAVSNGYEIRTSETRRYRNERARQLENLTTDKIPLCFPYISDEMSTAIRRCLRRADLDSSVLPNCIICLYTPNCIICRTGRPGDCLKSGVIYLISCTNYGDEYVGETARPLYVRIKEHVNGKNRLREWTPLGVHRTQKHDGADFKIGVQILGHESKTLARKSLEGFWIQVKNPKMNRKGANAGARAISRMVLPIRM; translated from the coding sequence ATGAAGAAAGCTGTGCTTAACAACATGTTCCGCACGGCAAGAACCGTTTGTTGTGAGAAACCTgagaagagaaaggaatcGTTAACTTTGGCTCACGAAATTGCTGTTTCGAATGGTTATGAAATCCGAACGTCTGAAACGAGACGATACCGAAATGAACGAGCACGGCAATTGGAAAACCTCACCACGGATAAGATacctctctgctttccttacatctccgatgaaatgagcactgccattaggcggtgtctgaggagagcagactTGGACAGCTCCGTTTTgccgaactgtattatttgtctgtacacaccgaactgtattatttgtcgcacaggtagaccaggagactgcttgaaATCTggggtaatctacctgatttcttgcacgaactatggcgacgagtatgtcggtgagacggcacgaccgctgtatgtccgcatcaaagagcatgtgaacggcaagaataggttacgagaatggacacctttaggtgttcatagaacacaaaaacacgacggagccgattttaAAATTGGAGTGCAAATCTTAGGGCACGAGTcaaaaacgttggctcgaaaatcgcttgagggattttggatccaagtcaaaaatcctaaaatgaaccgcaagggcgCAAACGCGGGagctcgcgccatatctcgaatggttcttcctatccgaatgtga
- a CDS encoding hypothetical protein (NECATOR_CHRV.G19894.T1), with protein sequence MYIIFVFVLSISVLGLFGNAMVFWAVKKHRDLRTKHGVLLSFLCLYQSLVLLLELFSSSRNLIGKITHRSACFYSLLPLSIAANIQLTLIFVISLDIIFLVVRPTKYNIIQVFPYVYLVQAPCIVSAAVFLIMGVISVDNERIEACNISLSYPHKIHFLWNLWVIGISTAIMAVYTVTALIMWFRDWQNVSKLEGSCVLDPSLRYQRKMIRTLSVFISVFFCSGFASAIMILSSKLMLHSDSEAVVESYATIPAVISCSQNFYVYNVTSKDFRKAFKKNFNTLWKWKNTKFSRTNPLFQITMSGRKSAVNVITMNTNS encoded by the exons atgtacataatcTTCGTTTTTGTGCTTTCGATATCCGTGTTGGGGTTATTCGGTAACGCAATGGTTTTTTGGGCAGTGAAGAAACACAGGGACCTTCGAACGAAACATG GTGTATTACTATCGTTTCTGTGCTTGTACCAGTCCCTGGTTCTACTGCTGGAACTATTTTCGAGTAGCCGAAACCTTATTGGAAAAATAACCCATCGCTCGGCATGTTTTTACTCTCTTCTACCTCTGAGTATTGCAGCCAATATCCAACTTACCCTAATATTCGTTATATCACTCGATATCATATTTTTAGTGGTCAGGCCAACAAA ATACAATATTATTCAAGTCTTCCCTTATGTATATTTGGTACAAGCTCCATGTATCGTATCTGCTGCAGTTTTTCTGATCATGGGTGTTATATCTGTAGACAATGAACGAATTGAAG CATGCAATATATCGCTGTCATACCCacataaaattcattttttatggaATCTATGGGTGATTGGTATTAGTACTGCTATCATGGCTGTTTATACCGTCACCGCTTTAATAATGTGGTTTAGAG ATTGGCAGAATGTTAGCAAATTGGAGGGGTCCTGCGTCCTAGATCCATCTTTGCGTtaccaaagaaaaatgatcaGAACACTTTCGGTGTTCATTTCAGTGTTCTTCTGTTCGGG ATTTGCTAGCGCGATTATGATTCTGTCATCTAAACTCATGTTGCATAGTGATTCAGAGGCTGTTGTGGAATCTTACGCT ACAATTCCAGCAGTCATCTCATGTTCTCAAAACTTTTACGTGTACAATGTAACCAGCAAAGACTTCCGAAAGGCATTCAAGAAGAATTTCAATACGTTGTGGAAGTGGAAGAATACCAAGTTCAGCCGTACAAATCCTTTGTTTCAGATCACAATGTCTGGCCGAAAATCCGCTGTAAATGTGATCACAATGAATACAAATAGCTGA
- a CDS encoding hypothetical protein (NECATOR_CHRV.G19895.T1), whose protein sequence is MPKYVCLCLCGDKIPVQFVCAASSIGDLSQENGVGRTLHRQLQQHGERYQEQRSLKGMGLQEPEEIFNRRVQRQSEKMFSSPQLLADVQRLRDEEAGFRPGPSAIDQVFILRRVIEIWQRIRTHEAYPKPMQLAFLDIEAVFDSPHKGRLFNALRADGVLEKFVRWLDDMNQRTPAAVQTQTGYTTPFEVVTGVRQRAVAGQRAVAGLFLCNFGKDRETPPCCRPYVEGSWSLWFTSTL, encoded by the coding sequence ATGCCGAAATACGTCTGCCTTTGCTTGTGCGGAGACAAGATCCCCGTACAATTCGTATGCGCGGCCAGCAGCATTGGCGATCTCAGCCAGGAAAATGGAGTGGGAAGGACGTTGCATCGGCAGCTGCAACAACATGGCGAAAGATATCAAGAGCAAAGAAGTTTAAAAGGTATGGGACTACAAGAACCAGAAGAAATCTTTAATAGAAGAGTACAACGTCAaagtgaaaagatgttctccagtcccCAGCTGCTGGCTGATGTTCAACGTCTGCGCGACGAggaagctggctttcgtcccgGCCCATCtgcgattgaccaggtgttcatccttaggagagtgatcgaaatctggcagcgaaTCCGAACTCACGAAGCCTAcccgaagccaatgcaattagcctttCTGGACATTGAAGCCgtgttcgactctcctcataaaggccgtcttttcaacgcgcttcgcgccgatggagtattagaaaagttcgttcgctggcttgatgacatgaatcaacgaacaccTGCTGCAGTTCAGACACAAACTGGATATACAACAccatttgaggtggtaactggagtaagacaaaggGCAGTTGCAGGACAAAGGGCAGTTGCAGGACTCTTCCTGTGCAACTTCGGAAAGGATCGCGAAACTCCACCATGTTGTCGACCTTATGTCGAAGGTAGCTGGAGCCTCTGGTTCACGTCTACGCTCtga
- a CDS encoding hypothetical protein (NECATOR_CHRV.G19897.T1), which yields MIAVSNEEEVVMRLVSRILQDLALNFLKIKAPLLKQKKLPDAELSKRCETSTSMRVPKANVVFSDEKKFNLDGSDGSRHYWHDLRRNPICCSRRNFGGRSVMVQGDESQHFDSCYSSPFIEDKKRVSQATPLRENDLQSSKTATFFFDDTPCCGRHSEFDRERLGALLKEDGGQTSRFAEKLGAWLAHKLTKANRDVRLQISPQNLARHRATCARFLYRIVIGEANWCLLNINMKHKKEWMEGDGERYAESAHFCLTDIPFLSL from the exons ATGATAGCTGTTtcaaacgaagaagaagtggtAATGCGACTAGTGTCGAGAATTCTCCAAGATTTAGCTCTGAACTTCTTGAAAATCAAGGCACCGTtactaaagcaaaaaaagttacCGGATGCTGAATTGTCCAAACGGTGCGAAACTAGCACTAGTATGCGAGTCCCGAAGGCAAAT GTAGTCTTCAGCGATGAGAAGAAGTTCAACCTCGATGGCTCTGACGGTAGTAGGCATTATTGGCATGATCTCCGCAGAAATCCCATATGCTGTTCTCGTCGCAACTTCGGTGGAAGATCCGTGATGGTGCAGG GAGACGAGAGTCAGCATTTTGACAGTTGCTATTCTTCGCCCTTTATCGAGGACAAAAAGCGGGTGTCACAAGCGACTCCACTGCGCGAAAATGATTTGCAAAGTTCAAAAACggctacttttttcttcgacgaCACGCCTTGCTGCGGACGACATTCAGAATTCGATAGAGAGCGTCTCGGAGCTCTCCTGAAGGAGGACGGCGGCCAAACAAGTC GATTTGCCGAAAAATTGGGAGCTTGGTTAGCTCACAAGCTTACAAAAGCAAACAGAGATGTTCGCCTTCAAATTTCTCCGCAAAATCTCGCCAGACATCGAGCAACATGCGCTCGTTTCTTGTATAGAATCGTCATTGGAGAAGCGAACTGGTGTCTTCTCAACATCAATATGAAACACAAAAAGGAGTGGATGGAAGGAGATGGTGAAAGATACGCCGAAAGTGCTCATTTCTGCCTCACGGATATTCCATTTCTGAGCCTCTAA